The following coding sequences lie in one Nitrospira sp. genomic window:
- the lpxI gene encoding UDP-2,3-diacylglucosamine diphosphatase LpxI (LpxI, functionally equivalent to LpxH, replaces it in LPS biosynthesis in a minority of bacteria.), with translation MASQGGRIGLIAGNGRFPIIFADNARRLGYVVCAVAHEGETDPELARHVDRIHWIKIGQFNKLIESLKGDGVQQAVMLGGIKKTHVFSTVRPDFRALALAAKLIHLKDDDILRRVAEEIEQEGIQICESTFGLQGILVEAGTLTRREPSKKEWADIQYGWDVGKQIGALDIGQCVVVKDGVIVAVEAVEGTDGAIRRGGELAHGGAVVVKRCKPQQDLRFDLPAVGPRTIEVMESVKASVLALEAGRGILLDRDDTIAKANRAGIAIVGLT, from the coding sequence ATGGCTTCCCAAGGCGGGCGGATCGGGCTCATTGCCGGCAACGGCCGGTTTCCGATCATTTTCGCCGACAATGCCAGGCGGCTTGGATACGTGGTGTGTGCGGTCGCCCATGAAGGGGAGACCGATCCCGAACTGGCCCGGCATGTCGATCGCATTCACTGGATCAAGATCGGGCAATTCAACAAATTGATCGAGTCGCTCAAAGGCGACGGCGTGCAACAGGCCGTCATGCTGGGAGGGATCAAGAAGACCCACGTGTTCTCGACGGTACGGCCGGACTTTCGCGCCCTGGCGCTGGCGGCCAAACTGATCCATCTGAAGGACGACGATATTCTGCGCCGGGTTGCGGAAGAAATCGAACAAGAGGGCATCCAGATCTGCGAATCCACATTCGGCCTGCAGGGCATTCTCGTCGAAGCGGGAACCTTGACGCGACGTGAGCCGAGCAAGAAGGAATGGGCCGATATTCAGTACGGCTGGGACGTGGGCAAACAGATCGGGGCCTTGGACATCGGTCAATGCGTGGTGGTGAAAGACGGGGTCATCGTCGCGGTGGAGGCGGTGGAGGGCACCGACGGGGCGATCCGCAGGGGCGGAGAATTGGCGCACGGCGGCGCGGTGGTCGTCAAGCGGTGCAAGCCGCAGCAGGATCTCCGGTTCGATCTGCCCGCCGTCGGTCCGCGGACTATTGAAGTGATGGAAAGTGTGAAAGCCTCGGTGTTGGCCCTGGAAGCGGGGCGCGGCATTCTTCTCGATCGCGACGACACGATCGCGAAGGCGAACCGTGCCGGGATCGCGATCGTCGGGCTGACATGA
- a CDS encoding lysophospholipid acyltransferase family protein — MKRVTNALKLGAVPPVGYAVIQVLRRTMSWHTEGSEHVSRLFDEGRAVILAFWHAQQLMMPLAIPNLQAHVLISQHRDGELIKRIIARFGLDAVRGSSTRGGAEALRRMIRIGRSGGNLAVTPDGPKGPRQIAKVGVVQLARAAGMPIIPMAFGCSKKNSSRAGTGLSCPIRFRGESSSWGHPSGYRRMRPLTSWSGCAKSWTRL; from the coding sequence ATGAAACGCGTGACGAATGCCCTGAAACTCGGGGCGGTCCCGCCGGTCGGGTATGCGGTCATCCAGGTTCTACGCCGCACGATGAGCTGGCACACGGAAGGTAGCGAACACGTGTCCCGTCTCTTCGACGAAGGTCGGGCGGTCATCCTGGCGTTCTGGCATGCCCAGCAATTGATGATGCCGCTGGCCATTCCCAACCTGCAGGCGCACGTCTTGATCAGCCAGCACCGTGACGGCGAATTGATCAAACGGATCATTGCACGCTTCGGATTGGATGCCGTCCGCGGCTCCAGCACCAGAGGCGGAGCAGAAGCGCTTCGCCGCATGATTCGCATTGGCCGGTCGGGCGGCAATCTGGCGGTGACGCCGGACGGCCCGAAGGGACCACGCCAGATTGCCAAGGTGGGTGTGGTGCAGTTGGCGCGTGCGGCTGGGATGCCGATTATCCCGATGGCGTTCGGCTGCTCAAAAAAAAACTCTTCGCGAGCTGGGACCGGTTTATCATGCCCTATCCGTTTTCGCGGGGAGTCTTCCTCATGGGGCCACCCATCTGGATACCGGCGGATGCGTCCGCTGACGAGCTGGAGCGGGTGCGCCAAGAGCTGGACGCGGCTCTGA
- a CDS encoding Gfo/Idh/MocA family oxidoreductase → MTSLRAGVIGVGHLGQHHARHYATLPGVTLVGVCDASADRAKLIADRHGVQAWTNLPELLAQVDLVSVAAPTSAHFAAAKACLDAGKHVLVEKPIAVTSAEARELVELAARRGCLLQVGHSERFNPIMQRMRPQIERPAFIEGHRLSAFGERGTDVDVVLDLMIHDLDLVLSFNPGPVEEVRAAGVPVLSPNIDIANARIAFASGCVANLTASRVSTNKMRRLRFFQRDRYVSIDFQTRQAMMSRRVPGSGPRPTIDVETFQAGDDEPLRLELESFVQAVATGTRPVVSGEDGEAALNLAARVLDAIGQFTQRHSIDDATAATFGHNPV, encoded by the coding sequence ATGACCTCACTTCGGGCAGGGGTGATCGGTGTCGGCCATCTCGGGCAGCACCACGCCCGGCATTATGCGACGTTACCCGGCGTCACATTGGTTGGCGTGTGTGACGCGTCGGCCGATCGGGCCAAGCTCATCGCCGATCGTCATGGTGTGCAGGCATGGACGAACCTGCCTGAGCTGTTGGCGCAGGTGGATCTGGTCAGCGTGGCTGCGCCGACCTCCGCGCACTTTGCCGCGGCGAAGGCCTGTCTGGACGCGGGAAAACATGTGCTCGTGGAAAAACCGATTGCCGTGACCTCGGCAGAGGCACGTGAGCTGGTCGAGTTGGCGGCCCGCCGTGGGTGCCTGTTGCAGGTCGGGCACAGTGAACGCTTCAACCCAATCATGCAGCGTATGCGCCCCCAGATCGAACGCCCGGCCTTCATCGAGGGACACCGCCTCAGCGCGTTCGGTGAACGGGGAACCGATGTCGATGTCGTGCTGGATCTCATGATCCATGACCTCGATTTGGTCCTGTCGTTCAACCCCGGGCCGGTGGAGGAAGTCCGAGCCGCCGGTGTCCCCGTGTTGTCGCCAAACATCGATATCGCCAATGCCCGCATTGCCTTTGCGAGCGGATGTGTCGCCAACCTGACGGCCAGTCGCGTGTCGACGAATAAGATGCGCCGCCTGCGGTTCTTTCAGCGGGATCGATATGTCTCCATCGATTTTCAAACGCGACAGGCGATGATGTCCCGGCGTGTGCCGGGGAGCGGACCGCGACCGACCATCGATGTCGAAACCTTTCAAGCGGGCGACGACGAGCCGTTGCGCCTTGAGTTGGAGTCATTTGTGCAAGCCGTCGCGACGGGGACGCGCCCCGTGGTGTCAGGGGAAGACGGTGAAGCGGCGCTGAATCTGGCGGCGCGGGTGCTGGACGCCATCGGCCAATTCACGCAGCGTCACTCCATCGATGATGCCACGGCAGCAACCTTTGGTCACAATCCTGTCTAG
- the msbA gene encoding lipid A export permease/ATP-binding protein MsbA, which produces MPVMKQYLRLLSYLNPYRFRLAAAFACALLVAGLSAAYAWLVRPVLDGLFISKDESLLLVLPVAILLVAVLKGVFNYGQNYLMNYVGNQVIGDIREQLFSKLVRLPVRFHDTNTSGRLVSRVINDVNQMANAVAGVLKDLFQQGLTFLAMIGVIIYQNWKLAMVSMIVVPLSVVTMARMGKKLRGLATRGQERMGDMASTLQETLAGIRMVKSFGREEEEAKRFRQSNDAFIHTTMKAIQVSSLGSSHMEVIGVLGVAGIIWYGGYLVIHDEMTPGAFFSFLAAMFMAYTPIRRLSGANNTVQQALAAAERVFEVLDLPTEQQANGGQTVLPSISRSLEFRQVAFRYDGQADTALTGIDLAIRAGEIIAFVGSSGSGKTTLVSLLPRFYEPSGGQILIDGVDVRTCTLQSVRAQIGIVSQEVVLFDDTVRNNIAYGRQGATADDVKRAAQLAYAHDFVDRLPDGYETLIGERGLKLSGGERQRLAIARAILRDPPILILDEATSALDTQSERIVQMALANLMKNRTTLVVAHRLSTIQNADRIVVLDHGTVAEVGTHEELLRKGGLYKRLHAMQFADALPQ; this is translated from the coding sequence GTGCCGGTTATGAAGCAGTACCTGCGCCTCCTGAGCTATCTGAATCCCTATCGCTTCCGGCTGGCCGCTGCGTTTGCCTGCGCCCTGCTCGTCGCCGGCTTGTCCGCCGCCTATGCCTGGCTGGTGCGGCCGGTGTTGGATGGGCTCTTCATCAGTAAAGACGAAAGTCTATTGTTGGTGTTGCCGGTTGCCATCCTGCTGGTGGCAGTACTCAAGGGCGTGTTCAACTACGGGCAGAACTATCTGATGAACTATGTCGGCAATCAGGTGATCGGCGACATCAGGGAGCAGCTCTTCTCGAAACTGGTCCGGCTGCCCGTCCGGTTTCACGATACGAATACGTCCGGCCGCCTGGTGTCGCGGGTCATCAACGATGTGAATCAGATGGCGAATGCGGTGGCCGGTGTCCTGAAAGATTTGTTTCAGCAGGGACTGACTTTCCTCGCGATGATCGGGGTCATCATCTATCAGAACTGGAAGTTGGCGATGGTCTCGATGATCGTCGTGCCCCTGTCGGTGGTGACGATGGCGCGGATGGGCAAGAAGTTGAGAGGCCTCGCGACGCGCGGGCAGGAACGTATGGGAGACATGGCCTCGACGCTCCAGGAAACCCTGGCCGGGATTCGCATGGTCAAATCCTTCGGCCGCGAGGAAGAGGAGGCCAAGCGGTTCCGCCAGAGCAACGATGCATTCATCCATACCACGATGAAGGCGATTCAGGTGTCCTCGCTGGGATCTTCCCATATGGAAGTCATCGGTGTGTTGGGGGTAGCGGGCATCATCTGGTACGGCGGCTACCTGGTGATTCACGACGAGATGACGCCCGGCGCGTTTTTCTCCTTCCTCGCCGCGATGTTCATGGCCTACACGCCGATCCGCCGCTTGTCGGGGGCGAACAACACTGTGCAGCAGGCGCTGGCGGCGGCTGAACGCGTCTTCGAGGTCTTGGACCTTCCCACGGAACAGCAAGCCAATGGCGGGCAAACCGTCCTCCCGTCGATTTCCCGCTCGCTCGAATTCCGGCAAGTCGCGTTTCGGTATGACGGGCAGGCGGACACCGCCTTAACCGGGATCGACTTGGCGATTCGCGCAGGCGAGATCATCGCCTTCGTGGGTAGCAGCGGGAGTGGCAAGACCACGTTAGTGAGCCTATTACCGAGATTCTACGAGCCGAGCGGCGGGCAAATTCTGATCGACGGCGTGGATGTCCGTACCTGCACCCTGCAGTCCGTCCGCGCGCAAATCGGCATCGTGTCCCAGGAAGTGGTGCTGTTCGACGACACGGTGCGGAACAATATCGCCTATGGCAGGCAGGGCGCGACAGCGGATGATGTGAAGCGTGCCGCACAACTGGCCTATGCGCATGACTTCGTCGATCGCCTGCCGGACGGCTACGAGACGCTGATTGGTGAGCGCGGCCTCAAATTGTCCGGGGGGGAGCGGCAACGGTTGGCGATTGCCCGGGCGATTCTGCGCGACCCGCCGATTTTGATCCTTGATGAGGCCACCTCCGCCCTCGATACCCAGTCGGAGCGTATCGTGCAGATGGCCCTGGCGAATTTGATGAAGAACCGGACGACCCTGGTCGTGGCCCATCGGCTTTCGACGATTCAAAATGCCGACCGCATCGTCGTACTGGATCATGGTACGGTGGCCGAGGTCGGCACCCATGAAGAATTATTGCGCAAAGGCGGATTGTACAAACGTCTGCATGCGATGCAGTTTGCCGACGCGCTTCCGCAGTGA
- the lpxA gene encoding acyl-ACP--UDP-N-acetylglucosamine O-acyltransferase, producing MKIHPTAVVHPKAVLADDVEVGAYSVVGEHVTIGAGTKVLSHVAIDGWTEIGERCELHPFVSVGGPPQHMQYKGEPTRVVIGHDNILREYVTVNRATVQGGGVTSVGNANFLMAYVHVAHDCHLGNHLILANAASLAGHITIGDHAIIGGLSGIHQFVRIGAYAMVGGCCALGQDLPPFMRAAGGYRARMYGLNSIGLRRHGFSAERIAALKHAYELLFRSGHRVSEAVKLAREQFSASQDVLQVAEFMQGSKRGICRSVGKGQEDEEE from the coding sequence GTGAAGATTCATCCGACCGCGGTGGTCCATCCGAAAGCGGTGCTCGCAGATGATGTGGAAGTCGGGGCGTATTCCGTCGTCGGAGAGCACGTCACGATCGGCGCCGGCACGAAAGTGTTGTCGCACGTAGCAATTGATGGCTGGACCGAAATCGGCGAACGGTGTGAGCTGCATCCCTTCGTGTCGGTGGGAGGGCCGCCGCAGCACATGCAGTATAAAGGCGAGCCGACCAGGGTCGTCATCGGTCATGACAATATCTTGCGGGAATATGTGACGGTCAATCGAGCGACCGTGCAGGGCGGCGGTGTGACCTCCGTCGGGAACGCCAATTTTCTCATGGCCTACGTGCATGTCGCCCACGACTGCCATTTGGGCAACCATCTCATCTTGGCGAACGCCGCCAGCCTGGCGGGTCATATCACGATCGGTGATCATGCCATCATCGGCGGACTGTCGGGTATTCATCAATTCGTGCGGATCGGCGCGTACGCCATGGTTGGAGGTTGCTGTGCGCTGGGGCAAGACCTTCCGCCGTTCATGCGTGCAGCCGGAGGGTACCGGGCCCGCATGTACGGACTGAATTCCATCGGCCTGCGCCGGCACGGCTTCTCCGCCGAACGTATTGCCGCGTTGAAGCATGCATACGAGCTGCTCTTCCGGTCTGGCCATCGCGTCTCGGAGGCCGTCAAGCTGGCGCGAGAGCAGTTCAGCGCGAGCCAGGATGTGCTACAGGTCGCGGAGTTCATGCAGGGCAGTAAGCGTGGCATCTGTCGGTCAGTGGGAAAAGGTCAGGAAGACGAAGAGGAATAG
- the lpxB gene encoding lipid-A-disaccharide synthase — protein MPRILIVTGEASGDLHGAHLVKALKTLSPDLQIVGIGGASMREAGAEVVKDIPQLDVMGLIGLSAVKAMLQRIARIRALIKGERWDVVVLIDNPGLNFHFARVAKASGLKVLYYIAPQVWAWRRGRMRWIQQRVDHVVAILPFEEALYKQAGVRCTFVGNPLLDEVAPSYDKAALRRQFGLTDQGPVIGLFPGSRKAELLEHVPLLLETVKRLSEHHPAMQFILAQASSVHDQFLADLLKSSPVPIKVFRNLASEVMAASDLLVVKSGTSTLQAAVVGTPMILFYRAPSWVTYRLARLLIRVPWIGLANLVAGRGIVPELIHDEATPERLAHETLRLLTDQRAYDDMKAALRSVREALGTPGASRRAAETVLAECRL, from the coding sequence ATGCCGCGCATTCTAATCGTGACCGGCGAGGCCTCCGGGGACCTCCATGGGGCCCATCTGGTCAAGGCGTTGAAGACACTGTCGCCTGACCTCCAGATCGTGGGTATCGGCGGGGCGTCGATGCGTGAGGCTGGAGCTGAAGTGGTCAAAGACATTCCTCAGTTGGATGTGATGGGGCTGATCGGCCTCTCCGCCGTGAAGGCCATGCTGCAACGGATTGCGCGCATCCGAGCCTTGATCAAGGGCGAACGCTGGGACGTGGTTGTGCTGATCGACAATCCCGGGCTCAATTTTCATTTCGCACGCGTGGCCAAGGCGAGTGGCCTGAAGGTGTTGTATTACATCGCGCCACAAGTCTGGGCCTGGCGCCGAGGCCGGATGCGCTGGATTCAACAGCGGGTGGATCATGTCGTGGCGATTCTGCCGTTCGAAGAGGCGCTCTACAAGCAGGCCGGTGTCCGGTGCACCTTCGTCGGCAATCCGCTTCTGGACGAAGTGGCACCCTCCTACGATAAGGCGGCGCTGCGCCGTCAGTTCGGGTTGACGGACCAGGGGCCGGTGATCGGCCTGTTCCCAGGCAGCCGCAAGGCCGAGTTGTTGGAACATGTGCCGTTGCTGCTCGAGACGGTGAAACGTCTCTCGGAACACCATCCGGCGATGCAGTTCATCTTGGCGCAAGCCTCCTCCGTGCACGATCAGTTTCTTGCGGACCTCCTGAAGAGCAGTCCGGTTCCCATCAAGGTCTTTCGCAATCTGGCCAGTGAAGTGATGGCGGCGTCCGACCTTCTCGTCGTCAAGTCGGGAACATCTACTCTGCAGGCGGCGGTGGTGGGCACGCCGATGATTTTGTTTTATCGGGCTCCCTCCTGGGTCACGTATCGATTGGCGCGGTTATTGATTCGAGTGCCCTGGATCGGCCTGGCGAATCTGGTCGCCGGTCGAGGCATCGTACCAGAGTTGATCCATGACGAGGCCACGCCGGAACGGCTCGCGCATGAAACCCTGCGCCTGCTGACGGACCAACGTGCCTATGACGACATGAAGGCGGCGCTCCGGTCCGTGCGCGAGGCGCTCGGCACGCCGGGCGCTTCCCGCCGGGCGGCGGAGACGGTGTTGGCGGAGTGCCGGTTATGA